One window of the Trifolium pratense cultivar HEN17-A07 linkage group LG2, ARS_RC_1.1, whole genome shotgun sequence genome contains the following:
- the LOC123910745 gene encoding uncharacterized protein At5g49945-like, with the protein MAIPKLFFIFLIICFFFFFSTLVQSDSHFEGFDAEDDDAEFEEASIDPASLRSPPSQSLSTDPNPNPTPSTPSDLPKSTPPTPTTFDFWDDDEFEGLPTDEQHPDLHVPVTDPKSTDNTNTTSSQDQNVKPQPRSFTVEILCGSFLIMFAINYFTGKKENENIALSWASQFAAKDSIFEKNFSLLGIGDGGDDTPLLLKEGQTTFKFYASGRRYCQGLLATLELKSRHDLIARIYNMVVPCKDEITFEVYMNDDAMDHVVFAMAKKKAAKAMHKDLRDLQRFATIMSPPTSRKWVSDDLAVISESREVASDLITDALIEQVFGDKSFEKYGKGLISVHFSDNHPGIHKKVLLFKFVLPAAKNMADMTRLVALVPYYIDLIGRYKLSSQARSKTEAARQKVAQEVQKELRNIQQEAMQRRKAERKKLMEEAEAKLGAEAIRKKEAKERARQMKKAMPKMKMSRGA; encoded by the exons ATGGCAATTCCAAAActattcttcatcttcttgataatatgcttcttcttcttcttctccactCTTGTTCAATCCGATTCTCACTTCGAAGGCTTCGACGCCGAAGATGATGATGCCGAATTCGAAGAAGCATCTATCGATCCAGCTTCTCTCCGATCACCACCATCTCAATCACTTTCCACCGATCCCAATCCAAACCCTACTCCTTCTACACCCTCCGATCTTCCCAAATCCACACCTCCCACACCCACCACCTTCGATTTCTGGGACGACGATGAATTCGAAGGTCTTCCCACTGATGAACAACACCCTGACTTACACGTTCCAGTCACCGATCCCAAATCCACCGATAACACAAACACCACTTCTTCTCAAGATCAAAACGTTAAGCCTCAACCACGTTCCTTCACCGTCGAGATCCTCTGTGGAAGTTTTTTGATTATGTTTGCAATCAATTACTTCACTGGTAAGAAGGAAAACGAGAACATAGCACTTTCATGGGCTTCACAATTTGCTGCTAAAGATtcaatttttgagaaaaattttAGTCTTTTAGGGATCGGTGATGGCGGTGATGATACTCCTTTGTTATTGAAAGAAGGACAAACAACCTTCAAGTTTTATGCTAGTGGTAGAAGGTATTGTCAAGGGTTGTTGGCAACTTTGGAGTTGAAGAGTAGGCATGATCTTATTGCTAGGATTTACAATATGGTGGTTCCTTGTAAGGATGAGATTACTTTTGAGGTTTACATGAATGATGATGCTATGGATCATGTGGTTTTTGCTATGGCTAAGAAGAAGGCTGCTAAAGCTATGCATAAGGATTTAAGGGATTTGCAGAGGTTTGCTACTATTATGTCTCCTCCTACTTCAAGGAAATGGGTTTCTGATGATCTTGCAGTTATTTCTGAGTCTAGGGAAGTTGCTTCTGATTTGATCACTGATGCTCTCATTGAACAG GTTTTTGGCGACAaatcttttgaaaaatatggAAAAGGATTAATTTCAGTGCATTTCTCTGACAATCACCCTGGCATACACAAGAAAGTATTGCTGTTCAAGTTTGTTCTTCCAGCTGCTAAAAACATGGCTGATATGACTCGACTTGTGGCTCTTGTTCCATATTATATTGACTTGATTGGAAGATATAAATTGAGTTCTCAG GCTCGGTCTAAGACAGAGGCTGCACGACAAAAGGTTGCTCAAGAGGTACAGAAAGAACTTCGAAATATCCAACAAGAGGCCATGCAAAGAAGAAAGGCAGAGAGGAAAAAGCTGATGGAGGAGGCTGAGGCCAAGCTCGGTGCAGAAGCCATTCGAAAGAAAGAAGCTAAAGAACGTGCTCGCCAAATGAAAAAGGCGATGCCAAAGATGAAAATGTCCCGTGGTGCCTAA